Sequence from the Paenibacillus riograndensis SBR5 genome:
TTCGTGCGGGGCTTATTTATTGAGCTGCTTGGTTAAGGGCGCTTAAGAATATCTCAATGGGTTGTGCGCCGGAAATTGCATATTTTCTATCAATAACAAAGAAAGGGGCTCCTGTTATCCCTAATTGTTTTGCTGTAGCTTCATCTGAATGCACTTCGTTAGCATATTTGGATGGATCATGGAGAACTTCCATTGTCTCGTCCCTATTCATTCCAACGGATTCTGCAATATCTGCTAATGTATCATGATCGCTAATCAGCTTGGCTTCCGTGTAATAAGAATAGAACAGCTTCTCGGATAATTCCTTATCTTTACCAACCGATTTGGCATATTGGGTTAGACGATGAGCATCAAACGTATTGGTGGGCTTCATTTGGTCGAAATTATACACCAGACCCATCATCGCCGCTTGTTGTCCAAGCTTAGCATTTGCCTCTTTCGCTTGCTCGATACTCATACCATGTTTTTCAGAAAGGATTTGATGCATATTTTTGCCCGAGTACATGGATCCTTGCGGATTAAGTTCAAAGCTTCTATATTCAATCACCACTTCATTCTGATGAGCGAATTGCTCCAGTGCAGATTCTAATCGCCGTTTACCAATATAACAAAATGGACAAACATAATCTGACCATATCTCGATTTTCATTTTGAATCCTCCTTCACTAACCACTATTTGGTGAATACTACATTTTTTCGAGCTTATTTGTTATAAACAATAGGCATTTTTCTAATCAATTGGTTGTCACGGGTGGCAGCGTACATGATTTTAGCAACATTTTCCCTGGAAACCGATAATTTAGCCGATTTATCTCCGAGTGAATAATCATATGATTGCCCTTTGTGTTTAACATTGGGGTTAATAATTCGGACAACTGTCCAATCAAGGTTCGATTGTTTAATAATCCCTTCCATTTTCTTCATCTCTGCATAACCATTTGGAAGGAAAACTTTGGCCATCACACCTGGAAGTATTGTCGAAATGTTTTTCTTATCGTCATCTGATTGCAAAGCTGGCGTCGCAAGTGTAATTAACCTTTTTTTGTTAAGTTTCTTCATAGCCCTAATCATCAGTTCGTGTCCGTCAGCAATCGGCGTGCCTTTAAGCTTTCGTGACATATCGGATGCTGGTCCCAATGTGCTGATTACGACATCTGATTTAGCAACAGCCTCTTCGATGGTAGAAGCATTCGAAAGTTCCCCTTGTATAAGGCTCAAATTTGGATGTTTGAGGCTGATTTTTTGGGCGTTTCTAACATATGCCGTAACGAAATCTCCGTGATCTAGAGCTAATCGTGTTAGAAGCTGTCCGATTGCACCACTTGCACCAAAAATGGTGATATTCATATTCTTGAATTGAACCCTCCTTCATCATAAATTATTCAAATCACACTCGATCTTCAGTTATAAATTCTTCTACTCTGTCTCTTTTGGTGTACATGTCATACCAAATATCAGCGATTTTGTCTTGAACTCCTGAGTTCGGCTGCATCCAAATTCCGATCGAAAGGTGACCCGCATAAACACCTTTGTCAGCTAATTCGCTGTTCAAATTAAAGATATAATTACGAAGTCCTGAAATTGCAATTCCGACATTACCCATCATCGGTACCGGGTGGATTGCAGCGCCTCCAGTAGTAAATAATAAGGCCCCGCTTTGCTTATCCAGCATTTCCGGCAGCACTTGCCGAACACTGGATAACGCACCTAAAACATTAAATTGAAATTGGTATAACGCATTTTCTTCTGTTACATCTAATGTTGGCGTTACTGTGTTGATGCTCGGCGTTGGACTGTATTCAAGAACATCAATAAATCCGTATTTCTCTTTAATAGCGGCAAAGGCCACCTCAATTTGTTCTTTATTTAATATGTCCGCTTGAAATGGAGCAGCTTCGATTCCCAATTGTTCTAATTCAATAACCAGTTGGTTCAACTTTTCTTCATTTCGGGAAATAAGAGCTACGCGAAAACCATTTTGTCCGAATTTCTTCGCAATGGACATTCCTAAACCTGCTCCTGCTCCAACAATAGCTATAGTTTTCATTTGATATCTCCCTATCAATTAGAATTAATGATCAATAAGATAAATAATGGTCAATGTGTTGTATATTTATCTTTTGTTTATTATGATTAATAAAAGGTCAGCATTCAATATTTAATATTTCTGATTTTGAGAGATAAAATGCAATTTCAGCTCAAATGTCGTATATCTAACAAAAAAATTAAGGGAATGAGTCACAATGAACAAAAAAACCGATTTGCGTATCATTCGCTCCAAACATTCGATAAAAATGGCGTTTATAGAGCTTCTTACCGAAAAGGGATACGAAGGAATTACGATTCAAGATATTGCCGATAAGGCGATGATTAACCGGAATACATTTTATCTTCATTATCAGAACAAACCTGATTTGTTAAATGCATCTATGGACGAATTAATAGAAGAACTAAAGAGTACACTCAATCTTTGTTCGAGCAGTAAATCTCCAGTTAGTGGCTCTAAGCTTGAGCAATTAATGCAAACCATACTGGAGAAAATTCAGGACAATATTCCCTTTTACAAAGCATTGTTACTTGATGAGAATAGAATTTGTGGTCTTCAATCAAAAATGGAGGAAATTATAAAAAATACAGTGGAAGATGGCTTGGATAATACTCCCCTGAAGATTTCAAAGGAATTATTACTCCAATATATCGCATCTACTTTTATGGGCATTGTAATATGGTGGGTTAAAAATGATTTTTCTTATACTCCAAAGGAACTCGCTTCTCAATTCGGAAAAATTCTAACTCATGGACACTTAAAAGCCGCAGATATTTCAATCGATAATTAAAGTGATGAATGCTTACGAACAGTAGCTGGCGAGATAGAAAAGAAAAGGAGCCATCGAATGACTCGAATGATGGCTCCTTTTCTGTTACTACACTTTCAAAAAATAATATTGCACTCTTGAAGACTAACCAAAACCTCCGCTTTTCGCTTTACCACTATTTGTGATACGGTTCACCGCGCTGTCTATAACGGCAAGTTTAAGGACCATCCTTCTCGGATGGCCCTTTTTGAGTTCGCTTTCAGAAGCCGCCTCTAGAATGAATGATTTCGCCGGTAATCCATTGGCCATCATCACTTGCCAGAAAAGCGATCAAACGGGCTGCATCTTCTGGAAGACCGATCCGGCCCATCGGGAATCGCGGCAGGAGTGCATTTTTCACCTCTTCGGACATCCAGCCGGAATCGGTAGCACCGGGATCGATTGCGTTAACCGTAATGTGAAGCGGTGCCAGCTCGGCGGCCAGTGATTCGGTAAAAACGGAAATCGCACCTGCTCTGCCGTCGCCCAATCCCGCAACAATGGCCTCCTCTTTGTAAAGAACGCCTTGCTAAACTAATGTTTCCCGTTAGTTCAATAAAATGAGCAATCCGACCTTATTAGAGCGTCTCAACCAATTTCTGAATCTTTGAACGGGAAATTAAATATACAGGACCCATTATTTCTATTTTGCCGTCCTTTACTCGCATAGCGCTCTCCTGTTCTGCCGCATAAACATCTATCTTTTCAGACAAGGGGAACAGGTAGCCTTGAACAAACGTGGCGTAGTCGCGTTTAGAATGAGATTCATAGGCAAAATGATCAAAGCCAATACCATCATAAATAATACTTGTTTCAACTTCATAGCCAGTGTTTATCAACCTTAACCATTGTGCAGCCATGTTTAGCGCACCGGCGCTGGCACCCATTATAACGGCGTCGCTGTTCTTCATAACATCCGATAATTCATATTCCGCCAAAAAATCGTTCTGCTGAACAGGATCTCCACCGCATAAAAAAATGACAGAAGCGTTCTGAAGGAATCGCTGGGCCTCTTCCTTCTGCATGCGATAATCAATGAAATGATATTCATCAAAAATAAGATTAGCCTGATTTAACCATGTCCATTCAGAAATATCATCAAAGTTAATCTGCTCACTTTCATAATCAGACGGTTGAGCGCTAATCATAACAAGCGATTGTCTATCTTGAATATCCTCATGCAGACATTGGACCAGCCTCTCTGGTAAAAAATCATTAAACCAACTGAAATAGTAGTGGGTACACAAACTTAGTTACCTCCGTATGTATTATTTACTCTCCAAAGTCATCTTGGCCACAATGTTGGCCACGCGCTCGTCTTCCTCCTCGTCAAAAATCCGGACACCGTTAAGCAGCATCCTTTTAATCGCCTCCAACACCTCGCGCTGCAGCTTTCATTTAGTCATTTCACTCCTAGCCTAGTTATAGCGGGCGTTATGTATTCCTCCCGTCGATATCCCTACTATAGAACACAATGACTGACACCAGGGCGTCAGTCATTGTAGGATAGAAGTATATTTCGCATATATTGCTGCAGCTCTGCCCGTAATTCACGAGGCTCCAGCAGCTCGCACTCCTTGCCGAAGCTTAGAATGAATTTCAGCAGGCCCTCCTCATAAGGAAAAGTATCCGAAACGAGATAGAAGCCGTCTGCACCTCGGCTAATCTTCTCTTTCTGAAAATACTCGGTAAGCTGCACGCCAATCCGCGAAGTGAATCTCAACACAACCTGTATGTCCCGCTGCGAATAACTGTGCTCAATGACCTCGGCGATTCGGTCTTGCGACAGCTCTCTTTTGGCAAAAGGCGGCCCCTGCTCCAATTGCTTGATCCGCACGAGCTTGAATCTACGGTAGTCCTTTCTGACCCGGCAAAAACCTATCACATACCAATGGCCGTGGCGAAAGTCAATCGAGCTTGGCTCTACCGTTCGCTCCAGGTATTCCATATCCCTGTTGATATAGTCGAACACCAGCAGCCTGTTTTCCGTGATGGCCTTGTTTATGATCCCAATGTACTCTTTAATTTCCTGCTCCATGCTGAAATGGGACATATCCAGAGTCAGTTTGTCCTTATTCGACTCCCGCTTATAGGTATGTTCAACCTTTAACATGATGTCATTAAAAGCTTCGTTCCTGCCAAAATAGCAGTGTAAATTCTTCATTACAGCTACAAACGTATGAGCCTCATCCCGGTTTAAAAAGAGGCTGCTTATATTATAGCTGTCCATAATATAGTATCCTCCGCCCTTGCCGCTGGACGATGCAACCGGTATGCCGGCTTCGCTTATTTTTTCGATATCCCGGTAGATCGTCCGCAAGGATACCTCGAAATGCTCGGCAAGCTCCTTGCCCGTTACCGCACCTTTACCGGAGATGATCAGCAGCATGGAGAGCAATCGATCGACTCGCATGATTGTGTGTGACGTTGGATAACGTCTCCTCCTCTGGGTGGAATTTATTTTTGATACTACATATTTGCGAAACACCTTATCAATTACCTTTTCAGACATATTCGTCTGAGTGATCACTTTCTCCTTCATAAGCCCCTCCCGGCGAATATATAAATCCCCCTTGCAAAGCTCTGAGCCGGATTATGCGCTGCCAGCCTGCGCTAACTTTGAGCACCGTCTTCAGGGTCAGATCCTAAGCACGTTTGGAAGAAATCTACGTTCAGATCAGACTCAAAACTTAGTTCAGGTGCAATGTTGTTGGCATAAAATCACATGGAAAAACCCCGTGCAGGTGAAACCCACAAGGGATTAGTACTCTCTTTATATCTTTGAAAGTTTCGTGCTACTTATGATACGGCTCATCGCGCTGTCTGTAACGGCAAGTTTAAGAACCATCCTTTGCAGGATGGCTCTTTCAGCAAATCAATGTATTTCTTAGGCATTCTCCGGCGTAATGGGGTTAACTGCAAAAAGGGAATGAATGTTGCCTTCTGGATCTGCAAAGAAGCCCGTGGTGTGCCCCCAGGACGTCACCTTCGGCGCTGTTATCCCTGTAGCCCCTTTTGAAACAAAATCATCATACATAACATAGACATCCTCAGGAGAATCACATTCGAAGTTAAGCTCAAAAGCTTGCCCTCTACGCTCTTCTACAAAAGAATGGTGGCCGTTTGTGTTATCTGCCATTAAGGGTGCCGCGAAAATGGCCAGACGAACGCCATCATTCTCAAATTCAGTGTAATGTTCTTCTTCAATTAGAACCTTAAATCCCAGGGCATCCCGGTAAAATCTAGTCAATCTAGGAACATCAAGCGCCAAAACAGTGATTCCTTCTAATTTTACTCCCATGCCCATACCTGCACCCCTCCAACATCAAATTCTGTACTCATCGGATATCATTTCTATGAAATATTATATATCATCCCCATCCGCTCTTACATATTAAAATATACAAAGTATTCCTCAACCGGTACGGTTCTCCGTGCTGTCCAATCTCCTTCCGGAATTGAATTCCTCCAGAATCATTTTTGATACCTGCCGGCTTAACGGGGGGCAATTTTAATAGAATAGATCGTTCCTTTAGAGGTGAACAACGCAGTCACGTCTGGAGAACCCTCTTTTGTGAAGGTTAATGTATCAAACCGTGATACAAGTTTGAATACGTTATAATCAGCCAAGTCCAAATTCAGTTTTCTCATGAATCATGTCCAGCTCAATCGCTTTTGTTTTCTCAACTAAATCATGATATTTATTTTTATCATCCAATTGATTAAGTTAATCCGACAGCGGAAAAGCTACAACCCTTGTGATCTGAATAAAGTTGTTAAATATTCATTGACATTACGCCTCTAAACAGGCTGCCGAACGGCAGCCTTCAAATTCTTAATAACTATAAAGTCATAAAATACATTTTCACTTTGTAACGTGAAATATTTTCGTGCGAATAACATCGACCGCAGCCTTAGGGTCTGCTCTGGTCTCCGTTCTCCAACAATCAAGCAGCAGGCTGGAAAGCGGGGCTGGAACTTGTGCCCTTTGCGCCGCCAACAGCAAGAGGCCGACATCTTTCTGCGGAATTTTACTTTCGGATATGGATGACTTCTCGGCTATCATTTTGCCATAGTTTTGATAAATTGGAGCGGTAAACAGTATGCTGGTAAGCATATTGACCGCTGCTGTGGGGTCAACCCCGCCGCGCTCAGCTATTCCTAGTGCTTCTTCCAGTGAGCGTGCCTTCCCGCTCGCCTAAAGGAAGCAATCCGATGCTCTTGTAATAGCGAACCGTGCGCTGTGTTACCCCTGCCCGTTCTGTCAAATCGCCAATGCGCATGCGGGTGATGATGTATCACTCCTTCCAAGATATCAACATGACGTTAACGTCATTTTTGCATGATAGCATTTGGATTGGTAAATGTAAAGGCACCTGAACTTCGCCCTACTTATGGTACGGTTCAGCTTAACGGATCTATCGGCGAAATTGCTAAAGGAGCTGCCGCCGACATCTCCTTGTTTTAATTCGATCTGGTGTGCGTATTGTCATTTTCTGACCTGTTTACCCACTGGAATACTCTGAGCAAAATGAAACACATTATGAGGATCGTACTTTCGTTTCACCTGTTTCAATCTGCCAAAGTTCTCGTCATAATACGCCTTGGGCCAGTTCTTAATATGCAGATCGGGAAAATTCACATAATCACCTTTAACAAAGGGACTCAACGCTCTACGAAACCTTTCTACCCACTGTATATTCCGCTCCTGCTCCCTGTTGTTTCTCCACCGGGCTGACAGTTCGTAGATTGTCTCAGCCTTCCGATGGGGATAGGCCGTTTAATCACGTTTTTGCGCCAAGCGGTTGAAATTTCCGCAAGAAAAAAAAGGGCGCCAGCGAAGTTAACCCGGAAGGCGAGAGTACGGAGACGAAATGGTTATTTTTATTCCTGCTTAAATCAACTATAATGGGGGATAGCTTTATCATTCGTTGGAAGAAGGTTGAGAAGTGTCGCTACGCAATTGGAAATATACACCGCTGCTGTTGATGCTGATTTTCCCGGTGCTCGGGAAGATGTATGCATGGGTCAACAAGCCGAGAGGCAAAGTCTATCATTTGATGACCTCATGGGATAACGCCATCCCTTTCGTCAAATATTTTGCACTGCCTTATTCCGTTTGGATCTTTTATATTTATCTATGTCTTTACTATTTCTTCAAGAACGATTTGCGTGTGTATTACCGTGCTTTGTTGATTTATACCGTATGCGCCTGCATTTGTTACGGAATTTACTCTGTAGTTCAAACAACGGTGCCACGCCCCGAGTTGGTGGGCCATGACGTCTTTACCTTGATCGTGCGTTTTGTGTACCACCGGGACCAGCCGTTCAATTGTTTCCCCAGTATCCATGTGTTCTCCAGCTACATGGTGTTCCGCCTAACCGCCAGCAGCGGCTTCCGGAACAAATGGAACATGCTCCTGATCGGGGGGATGTCCGGGATGATTATATTGTCCACGCTGTTCATCAAGCAGCATGCGATTCTCGACGGGCTTGCCGGTATTATGCTGGTTGAAATTGTATTGGCCGCCGTTCTGCTGGTGGAGCACTTCTTCACCCGCAGCAGCAGCACTCCCCAAGAGCGTTCTTACAAAGATAGGCCTCAAAGCTCCTGAAGCTCCTTCCGCAGATAAACGAAGGGGGCTTGTGATCACCAGGGCAGAAGTGCGTTAACTGATTCGTTCTAATCACCCTTGGGTAACCGGACCAAACTCCGATGCAATCGCTGGTTCAAGGCTACATCCATGCGTATAAAACGGGTGGTCTTTCTGCTTGGCAAATGAATTATTCACCAGGTGCGCTTTTCTTTTTCAACTTTTGTGCCATATACGTTACGCCAATGAAAGGGAGTTTAATGAAATTACCGTAGGTAAAGGCATCATATTCATGAACGGAACGGCGAACCGCCTTGGGTCACCGTTCCTTAATCATCCCCTGAACCTCCAGCACCTGCTCTGCCGTCGCCCAATCCCGCAGCAATTCGAAGAGCGCCGATTGCCCTCATCCTCATATGTACCGAATTCAGCTGTCTGCTCCGCAAACGTCTCCAGCAACTCTTCCACATTCAGTCCATGCCGCAGCGCGGCACGCAGAATTGTATCCAGCCCCGGTAGCACTTCTTCAGGATTCTCCCGCAAAAGCTCTCCTATACTCATGTTGCTCAACATGTTTTAATAGGCTTTTTCAAGCTTCTAATTTAAAAAACTTGCCCCTACTTATGATACGGTTCCCCGCGCTGTCTGTAACGGCAAGTTAAAAGGCCATCTCTTTATTGGATGGCCGCATGCATCGCTTCCGCGATAGTAAAGAAATCTTCTTGGTTTATCTCAAAGTGGCCGGTACGGAACGGGTAGCCCCAATTCCGTTTGCCGCGGGTGAAGGACAGCCGATCAAGCAAGCCTTCGATTCTTGCTTCATGGCAGGGGACATATTCGATATTCCGCCGGTAAGGTACGAACGTCGCGGACATCGCATATTCGTACACATGGTCGTCCAAAACCCGGCCAATGGCGGTGAATGCTTGCAACGGCTCGCCGTCTCCTATCTCCGTTCGAGGAGAATAGTACACAAGCCAATCCCCAGGTTGCATTCTGCGTAATGGTGCAGATTTACCGTGACACATTTGGGCGAAGCCGCCACTAACCCCGCGTTGTACATGCGATGCCGAGACGACGCCTATCCAATAGGAAGACGGATGGAGAACCGTGACCGTTTCCTCAAAATTACACAACGTTTCTTTCGTATTCATTGCTGAACCCAGCTCCTTTTTCTTACGCTGAATCCAGCATACAACAACGCTACTGACAGCGGTTTGTCAGTAGCGTTCGAGCATTTTTTTGATATCCTGAACCCGGTCCGCAATGGCTTGGTATACCAACATGCGGGCCGTCACATTCCGATCGTCTATAGATCCGGCAACCGTCACTAACCCAACACCAGGCATAGTGATCATTAATTGATTTTAGTCTAATCAGACTATATAATGATTCAATTAGTCTATAATAGTTATGTAAAGGAATGAAGATTAAATGATAAAATCATTTTTAATGTTGGGTCAATCTAATATGGCAGGCCGTGGATTTTTGCATGAAGTCGACCCTATATATCATGAAAAAATAAAAATGCTGCGTAATGGACAGTGGCAGATGATGACAGAGCCGATTAATTATGACCGTCCGGTTTCCGGTGTAAGCCTGGCGGCGTCTTTCGCCGATGCCTGGTCGAAAGCCAATTCTGATGAAGAAATTGGTTTGATTCCTTGTGCAGAAGGTGGCAGTTCTTTGAATGATTGGCATCCGGAGGGCATCCTTTTTCAGCATGCTTTGTCCGAAGCTCGCTTCGCCTTGCGGTCCAGTCAAATCTGCGGAATTCTTTGGCACCAGGGTGAGAGCGACAGTTATCATTCGCTGCATGAAACTTATTACGAGAAATTAACCCTTATCATCGAGACCCTAAGAAACGAATTGAATCTTGATGAGGTGCCGTTGATCATTGGCGGACTTGGTGATTTCCTTGGGAAGACTGGTTTTGGACAGCAAGCGACAGAGTATAGACAGGTCAATGAACAATTGCAGCGCTTCGCTAACGAACAGCAAAATTGTTATTTTGTAACGGCGGCAGAGTTGACCGCGAATCCTGATGGCATTCATATAAACGCGGTTTCGCAACGCAAATTCGGCTACCGCTATTTCGAAGCTTTTTCGAACAAGTGTCATGTCCTGGAGCCCCTCCCGGGGGAGGAGCAGTCGCTGAAAGTGGAGCGCGACTATTCGAAAACAGAACAGATATACCTTCATAGCATGGATTTGGCTTTGGGTAAAATCACTTACGCGGAATTCGAGGCGCAGATGGTGAAGGTTATGCAGCCTTGATCCCTTTACTCATTCTTGGCATACTTGTCCAAAACCCCGGCCCGATCTTCCATTAATTCATACTTCTCGGTCGAATATTGCTTTTCACGCAGACCTTCCTCTATATCTGTCAGAATCCTTTCGTGATTCTCGGAACGCCTGAGATACATACAAACAGGGCTCCCTGCGTAACACACTGCGAATGATTGGCTATTTTCAGCCTAAAACTTGCCTTATTTGCCTTTGTGCTCCGTCCGACGTTCAAATATGATAAGGTTGGAGGGATTTACGGAAATCGTGAATAAAGGAGGCATCAGTAATGGACAATCATCATACCTCCTCCGCATTGGGGGAATTCATCAAATCACGCCGCTATCGACTGCAGCCTGAAGAGGCGGGGATTAAGCCATTCCCTGGCCGCAGGCGCACCCCTGGACTTCGCAGGGAAGAAGTCGCATTTCTCGCCAATGTTAGTGTTACCTACTATACCTGGCTAGAGCAGGGCCGTGAGAGAAATCCATCCCCAGAGGTTTTATCCCATATCAGCCAAGCGCTACAACTGGATGAGGACGAGCGGAAGCATTTATTCAACCTGGCTGCGCCGGAACCAGCCAATTCATATACAGCGCCGAAACCGGAACCACACAATACCGAATTTCTGCAAAACCTTGTAAATCAATTGCGTTATCCTTCCTTCATTGCAAATGAAGTTGCGGACGTGATCGTTTGGAATCAGGGAGCAAAGCTTGTTATCACCGATTTTGGCCGTCTGCCGGAAAAAGAACGAAACATGGCAACCCTGCTGTTTCTGGACCCGGAATACCCCAAAAGGCTGATAAATTGGGAGGAATTCGCCCGTTACATGACGGGCCTGATTCGGGCAAGCTTCGACCAGAACAAAGAGAACCCGATGTTCATGAATCGATTCGACCGTTTGAAGAACAGCGAGGAATTCTTGCGTTTGTGGGAATGGCATGAAATTCGGCACAAAACTACCGCCGTCCCGGTACAATGCCGCCTTGCGGACGGACCGGAGCTGGCGTTCACTATCCATTGCGCCGCAGCGATCGACAACGATCCCGGGCTGCACTGGTGCTTTTTCGTTCCAATGCCTGGTTCTGGCACAGAAGAGAAGCTCTCCCTTCTGCTGTCCCAAGCCGCTGAGTTGTCCTAGCCTGTTAGTCCTGTTAATAGTATAGAGACACTGTGGTTAACGCCCCTTTATCGTTGATATAATCAACAAAACTCAACGTTAAAGGGGATTCTTATATGAACTCATATCACTATCTTGGCAAAGTCGCTTTGATCACTGGCGCTTCCTCTGGAATTGGCGAAGTGTATGCCAAAGAACTGGCAGCGCGAGGCTGCCACGTCATTTTGACGGCACGCTCCAAAGATAAGCTGGAGGCGTTGGCCAGTGAAATTACACGCACGCACGGCGTGCAGGCATATGCCCTTCCCATCGACTTGTCCAAGGCAGAGGCCCCGCGTCTACTAGCGAAATCGATCTCTGAACTCGGCGTTACAGTTGATATTCTTATCAATAACGCAGGATTTGGCACAACTGGCCGGTTTGAGGATATAAACCCGGAGCGCGAGCAGGAACAGATTATGCTGAATACCGCTGCGCTTGTCGAACTGACACATCTTTTCCTGCCGGGCATGCTGGGACGTAAAGACGGGGTCGTTGTAAATGTGGCTTCAATGGCTGCGTTTGCACCTTGTGCCTATTTGGCCGTTTACGGGGCTACCAAGGCATTCGTATTATCCTTCTCCGAAGCACTGTGGGCGGAAACCCGCGAACGCGGTGTTCGTGTACTGGCCCTATGCCCGGGTGCGACTGATACTGGATTTTTCGATGCAGTTGGCAGCCGGGATATGGTGGAGAACAACACACTGTCCACACCAGAAAAAGTCGTCCAAGCCGGATTTCGCGGAGTCGACCGAAACAGCGGCTACATCATTGACGGGCGCATCAACTATATGACGACCCTGATTTGCCGTATTCTTCCGCGGCGCAGCTTAGCTTTAATCAATGAACGCAATTCGCGCCCCAAAGCACAATGATGGTTTACAGACGCTCGAGCGAAGTTATCTACACGTATCCTAATTAGTTCAAAAAAACTTGCCTCTATTTATGATACGGTTCCCCCCGATTGATCTTCACTGCACGATAAATCTGCTCGGTGAGCACCAGGCGCATGAGCTGGTGGGGCAGCGTCATGCGCCCGAAGCTCATGCGCTGCTGGGCGCGGCGCATAACGTCATCGGAGAGCCCGTGGCTCCCTCCGATGACGAAGACGACATGGCTCGTCCCGTA
This genomic interval carries:
- a CDS encoding SDR family NAD(P)-dependent oxidoreductase, translated to MNSYHYLGKVALITGASSGIGEVYAKELAARGCHVILTARSKDKLEALASEITRTHGVQAYALPIDLSKAEAPRLLAKSISELGVTVDILINNAGFGTTGRFEDINPEREQEQIMLNTAALVELTHLFLPGMLGRKDGVVVNVASMAAFAPCAYLAVYGATKAFVLSFSEALWAETRERGVRVLALCPGATDTGFFDAVGSRDMVENNTLSTPEKVVQAGFRGVDRNSGYIIDGRINYMTTLICRILPRRSLALINERNSRPKAQ
- a CDS encoding helix-turn-helix domain-containing protein encodes the protein MDNHHTSSALGEFIKSRRYRLQPEEAGIKPFPGRRRTPGLRREEVAFLANVSVTYYTWLEQGRERNPSPEVLSHISQALQLDEDERKHLFNLAAPEPANSYTAPKPEPHNTEFLQNLVNQLRYPSFIANEVADVIVWNQGAKLVITDFGRLPEKERNMATLLFLDPEYPKRLINWEEFARYMTGLIRASFDQNKENPMFMNRFDRLKNSEEFLRLWEWHEIRHKTTAVPVQCRLADGPELAFTIHCAAAIDNDPGLHWCFFVPMPGSGTEEKLSLLLSQAAELS